In Pseudophryne corroboree isolate aPseCor3 chromosome 2, aPseCor3.hap2, whole genome shotgun sequence, the sequence AAGTGACACTTTTAGCGCTGTATGCGCTGCAGCTCTGCCTCTCCCGACACCTTCCGGCAGTTCCCTCCCACTCCACTGCGCTCTGTCAGACTCCGCCTCGCCTCAGGCACCGTCACAAGTGCTGCCGCTGCCTTACAGCTACTCTCCTTGCGCTGGTCTCGTCACCGTTCCATATCGTTCAGGGGCAGTTCTATTTAACCCCCCTGTCTGCATGCCTCCATTCTGCCTCTGAGGTCACAACTGACCAGCCAGGGCGGGTGAAAGTCCTGGGCTGGCTCACCACGCGCTGGCGGATGGGCAGTGGGAGCACAGGGGGAATatacgctctaactaggtgtgcgctgtgggcaatgccctttctgcacacacctagttacggcgctggttaTAGTAATCCAGTCTGTAGAAGACCAGTAGGTGGATGAGATCTTCGTTgcctccagggtgagaaagggtctgttcCTGGAGATCATTTTGAGATAGAAACAGTAGGACTGTGAAAGgtactaaatgtgtggtttgaaggagaaggaggatCCAGATATAACTCCAACACAGCGCACTTGCAGGCTAGAGGAGATGCTGTCATTAGATTGGACAACAAGGAGGAAATATCAGAGAgttagttggagatacaagtgagaaaGTTGGAAAGGTCAGGGGAGAAGTATATCTGAGTGCAATCAGCATAGATATGATATTGGGGATCACCTAGAGAAGATGTGTAGAAGGAGAAATCCAAGAACAGAGATTTAGGGCACACCTACAGCTAATGGAAGTATGTgtgttgggaagggggggggggggagttatgagAGGAGATGCATAAAGAAAGGAAAGAAAGTTCAGAGAGATAGGAGGACAGCGGGAGTAGGGCAGTTGTATGCAGAtggagggagtgaaggatttgcagaagaagagggtgtttCACAGTGTTAAATCGGCAGAGAGATTGAGGAGAAGTAGCAGAAAGTAGTAGCCCTTGCATtttgcagcaaggaggtcattactGACTACTGAAGCAGTTTCTGTGTAGTGGAGAGGACGAAAGCCAGATTAAAATGGGTcagcagggagtgaggaaagaaaggcagtaaggaggTTGTAGacgatatgctcaaggagtttggatgcAAAGGGGAGGAGGGAAATTGAGCGGTAGTTAGAGCTTCAGAATCAAAGTTGTGTGTTTTAAGAGTGGGGGAGACAAGAACATGCTTGAATGAAGAGGGAGCAGTGCCTGATGTGAGGGACAGAATGACAAGAGAACAAGATGGGAACAGACAACAGGGGAGAGGGAACAGAGGAGGAAGGAAGGGATAGGTCAAAGAGGGAAGTGGAAGGGGGCGAGGATTGAATTAGGACCATGacttaaggggacatgtactaagcagtgataaaagtggagaagtgagccagtggagaagtgcccatggcaaccaatcagcattgacgtaacatttataatttccatactacaaaagtatacagagcttctgattggttgccatgggcaacttctccactggctcacttctccacttttatcactgcttagtatatgtccccctaaATCTCCAGAAACTGAGACGAAAGAAGTCAGAGTTGGTATAAGGGATGGGGAAGGAAGGGGATGGGGTGCTGAAGatatggtgggatgtgatgtcctgacgtattcaATCTAAGATATGAAGTGGGTGATTAAGTCAAGGATAGAGAGTGAGGAAAGGAAGAGCAAAGGAAGGCGTTAAAGGtggcagagacaacggagtcagagaAGTGATGAGATGTCTTGAAATAAGACTGTTCAGAGAGGATGAGGCCAGCACTGTAGGCCAAAAGCATAAATTTGAAATTGGGGAAGTCTGTGTAAGAAGAACGGGAACCTGCATCTGCTTTGGAGACTTCTCCACTGTTGCTCGGTGGTTCCAGAACAATTTTAGACAAACACTCATCAGCCACAACAATAAAACCACTgcgacctgtgggtgggacagcgagatagtgtccgaatagcgggaccgtCCTGCCGGAATCAGGACAGTCAGGAGATATGGGCAAGTGGAGGTGTTACTCATAACAACCAGATTCTAGCTTTCATTTTACAGACTGTACTAGATAAAGCAAAGCTAGAATCTAATTAATTGCTATGGACAACACCCCTCCACTTGTCCTCCTtaaaatgtttgatacatctcccccttgaaAATAAAACATGCGGACACAATGAAATGACAATATAAAAAATAACAACCCCTTGTCCTCCTtaaaatgtttgatacatctcccccttgaaAATAAAACATGCGGACACAATGAAATGACAATATAAAAAATAACAACCCCTTTATTTTgcagtgcccccctcccctccagccTCTCTGTCTCTGTGGCTCTGTGTCAGTGGGAGTAACACCCATGTGACAGCGCGCCGGGCAATGGCTGTGCTTGCTGGCGAAACTCCCACTCCCCGCCCACGGGTGCGTCACGGCACCGGCGTGACACAGACACTGTCAAACATGAGGCGCTTTATAGTGAGTGACCTTCTGTGGCCGCGGTGCCTTCTCCCCGCTCCGAGCAGCGCTGTGCCCCGGCATCCCTAACACCGGTTACAGAGCCCCCCAGATGGCTGCCGTGGAGCTGGCGGAGGGGgtgaccggcaggagagccaggctGCTGCCCCGGGGAAGCTGGCTGCTGCCCACCTGCATCCTCTGCGCTAACGGCTTCTTCACCAACCTCCGGCCCTCCGAGCCCTTCCTCACCCCGTACCTGCTCGGCCCGGACAAGAACCTCACCGAGAGACAGGTGGGCACATCGTACCTATGCAGTAATGTATGATAGCTGCGCCATGCTGACTGCAGGCGCCATGTGACTGTCTTGTGCTGGGGAATATCTGtgaaatggtgcccatacacttatgagattatcggttctagccttcgatttcgaccacatctgtgagaaaaatcaaaggattgtatgcacattttagtaccttttgacacgatgtgcgggcacgccgggtgaatatcgcgtctcaagatactatgtgctgcacttaatatttatcgaatcacagtgcgatcgcatgtgttactGGAGAAAgtagaaacacatgctatatatcgctgtgcgatgggcacccgccaggagcgtccagaggccgctcccactcggtggtgacgtgcccatcacgtgattaccatgcgatctatcgcatgaccgCATGGTAATcgttttggcagttcaggtgcgatgccctgcgatgtggtatcgcacaagtgtatgggcacataACATGTAACCTGTGCAGCACAGGAGGCATTTGCAAATGGATAATAAGTGCACATGACTGTTCTCTGTTGGTGGGTGAAGCACATACTCTGctgtgtattggccctcattccgagttgttcgctcgttatttttttctcgcaacggagcgattagtcgctaatgcgcatgcgcaatgttcgcagtgcgactgcgccaagtaaatttgctaataagtttggtattttactcacggctttatgaggaaatttcttcgttctggtgatcggagtgtgattgacaggaagtgggtgtttctgggcggaaactggccgttttatgggtgtgtgtgtaaaaacgcagcagtttctgggaaaaacgcgggagtgtctgaagaaacgggggagtgtcttggcgaacgctgggtgtgtttgtgacgtcaaaccaggaacgaaactgactgaactgatcgcagtggcagagtaagtctggagctactcagaaactgctaagaaatatctattcgcaattctgctaatcttgcgttcgcaattctactatgctaagattcactcccagtaggcggcggcttagtgtgtgcaaagctgctaaaagcagctagcgagcgaacaactcggaatgagggcccttgtgtaagAGAGCAGCTTGTCCCACATGCATGGCCAGACACAATCAAATTATTACTCAGTCACTGTGATGGTATGGCCAGTGCCAAAtctaggggtctgtttactaagcattggcgagagataaagtaccagccaatccgctaactgccatgttacaggttgtgtttgaaaaattatggttagtagctgattggttggtactttagcgctgtacactttatctttctctacaaggcttagtaaatacactcctaaggttctcatgggcctggagctgaaatttataaagggcctattgtgtgctgacgcaaggggtgtggccagcatggtgCATGCATACAGGCATAATACTTACCAAGTTTAATACACAAACTGGGCAATCCATGGCGCTGCTTCACCGCTCATGATGACATCATAGGTCTCGCAAAATTTGGCATCACGGAGCATTCACACCACAAGTGAGCAAAAAATGTGTATGGGATCCTGCGGCAGTGTGGGCGGTCCAGTGTGGGTATTTAGCCTGGTtactattatgtgtgtaagcacccTGACGAAAATTTGAAGCTTGCACCTACATAATATCAAGAACATTGATACTATGTAGAGTGTCGGGCTGTTTgtactgcatgtatgtatgtatatatatatatatatatatatatatatatatatatatatatatatatataatctctctctctctctctctctgagtgcGCTATAGATGGTCGTACTAATTAATCACATCCGTCTGATTGGTCTACACAACATTTCAAAGACTCAGTTTTTACTATGTATTGTAAAAAAAAGAATTTTTACACCAAGTGTAAAGACACAGAATAGTTTTTCAGGCTTTTAGACAATACAATTCACATCATAATGCAGTATACGTCCAATATAGGCACAGTGTTATTGGCTGAGTTTCACAACAAATGGCGACAGATGGATATAGTACTTGAAAGAACCCGATGCGTTTCGTCCCTTtcagggacttcctcaggggtatatatCTAAACAATAAAATATTTATATTAACTTTAaaagttaataaatatatatatatatatatatatatatatatatatatattattgtttagatgtatacccctgaggaagtccctgaaagggacgaaacgcattgggttcttTCAAGTACTATATCCATCTGTCACCATTTGTTGTGAATATAACTCAGCCAATAACACTGTGCCTATATTGGATGTATACTGATTATGGTGTGAATTGTATTGTCTAAAAACCTGAAAAACTATTCTGTGTCTTTACACTTGTGTAGACCAATCAGACGGATGTGATTAATTAGTACGACCATCTATAGCTCACTCGGATCTCTTTTCCATATCTCTATTCTTTGAACCTTGCCTAGCAGGAGGTTCTTTCTGTGGTGCAGCTCAGtccacactcacacagcaccatagggtccccattatatatatatatatatatatatatatatatatatatatatatatatatatatatatatatatatatatatatatatatatatatatatatatatatatatatatatatatatatatatatatatatatatacacatacatacatacatacatacatacatacatacatacatacacacacacacacacacacacacacacacacacacacatacacacatacacacatatatatatatgtgtttgttgtgtacACTTCCCAACATTTTACAGTGGGAAAAAGCAGGTAATTAAAGTCTGCAACATAAACTATACAATTTCTTCAATTTTCCAGAAAATATTTTCAGATGCTGACTATAATGATATGCCACTTTGCAAATACAGACCCAAAATCTGCAGCTAATGATCATAATAATTTCAGACACTTGTGGATCTACGTCTGTAAATGTAATGGAGGTATTAGTTGAATAATTTGTTTctaaaattgtctttttttttcttttttcttttttcctccctCATTTCTAGGTATTTAATGAAATCTATCCTGTTTGGACATATTCTTACCTGATCTTGTTGTTCCCTGTATTTCTAGCTACGGACTATCTGCGATATAAGCCTGTAATTCTTCTGCAGGGGCTGAGTCTGATAATTACCTGGTTTATGCTTCTCTATGCTCAAGGAGCTCTGGCTGTCCAGTTTCTTGAGTTTTTCTATggcatgtcaacagcaacagaGATTGCCTATTACTCTTATATCTACAGTATGGTAGAGCCTGGAGTGTACCAGAAAGTGACTAGCTATTGTCGCATTGCCACATTAACGGGCTTCACTGTCGGTTCTGTTACAGGACAGGTCCTGGTTTCTGTGGCCAACTGGTCTTTGTTTAGTTTGAACGTCATTTCCTTAATTAGTGTTTCGGTTGCATTTGCTGCAGCATGGTTTTTACCTATGCCCATGAAAAGCCTTTTCTTCCACCAAACCCTAAATGGCAACAAAGACAGCACAGACCACTGTAGAAGACACATTATTAAAAATGGTGCCTTGGCGTGTGCAGCTACAACGGAGGAGATGGAAGCACAAGTCCCCCTCAATGCAGACAGTGCTGCAGCACAGGTAACTGATTTGTATGaatatacatgtgtgtgtcagtTTACAGTTTCATGTAAAACCCAATAGTACGTCTGTATTAGCTTATCACTTGTAtggacactggcgtatctataataggcgcagtgtgtgcggtgcacacgggcccctgagtacagagggggcccacactgcacccatttcttctatacttacctttccggcgtccatcggtgactgtgtgtgccatCACCGCCCctactagcgcactgagcgcttcagactctggcacagtgccagagtgcacagtgcatgcgcaggactccggaaagatggcgcggcggccatttttcggagtcctgcgcatgcactgtagactctggcactgtgccagagtctcaacgCTGACGGTGGCGGACACCGGCGGTGactgctacaggagaggagggggcccacacacgggtcccctcctctctagaaacgcagctGTTTATGGATTAGCATGTTTGGTGGTACATATGGCAAAACAGATTTTATGGTTTCTTATTAACAGGCATCTGTAGCTTCCAAGTACTCAAACATATATCCTATCTAAAAATTGGCAGCTTATGATCCTGACTTAAATGCATTCACCATTTAGTAATACGGATaagttacgtttttttttttttttttgactctcTAGACGTAGGCAGTGTGACGGGTTTTGCAGAACAGAAGTTCTCCGCTACCCCTAATAGAGCACATAATTTTCCTCTACAGCTGAAATGGATAGGTTTGGTAGGCTATGTTGAAGGTGACCATATTGTCGTTCATAATGTCAATGAGAATGTCCACATGGTACTAATATTGACAGACTACATGTTGACACTGTTGAAATGTGGATATGGTAATAATTGTCGGCAATCTTTCTCAGGTATCAATAACCCTAATGGCAATTTTTAAATTTTCactatgtcgacattttgtctaCTTTACTATTCCtagatgtcaacattttaactCGTGACACAATGAAGGTCAGCATACTAACTGTATACCAAAATGGATATACCCTCTCCTAAGGCATACGCCCCTTGTATTCATAGTATTGGACTGACGGGAATGTACTGTAACAAAAGTACCAATAGTTATTTGCTGCAGCCACTTTTATAACAAGTGTGTCTTGGTTGCTATTGGTATAAACACCTTGTTCAACAATCATGTGAGAAACAGACAAGTCATGTCAGTGTGACTATACAGCATGAGGGAGTCATTTTATAAATGTGTTGCTTAACCTTTGCTTCTGAGAAGCCAATCTGCACACAACCGGTATTGTTAATCTGCCATGTTCTAGCAGTGCTGTCAGTGTGATCGCTTTATAAGTCATTTATTTGTTGCCAGGGAGCCTGCTGTTGGCAGCACATTCTTTATGTATTTTTGTAGTTTCATTTAAAATGTAACATGTACCTGCCTGCTACACAAAGTGAGCCACCCTCTGTTTGATGAACCAATTTATCAGAAACTTGTTGCGCCACTACGGCCTGAGAGTCTCGGACTTCACCCGTTTCTGGTAAACATCTTGGGCTACAACCTAGCTGCCTCCTTGTCAGAAAgttatggggacacttgcttgaccACCTTGCTAATGTGGTGTATTTGGCTTTTGTTGTAAGTATAAACTCCTGTTTTATTATTTGGAATTCTAAAAAGGTTGTTTTATTTCATAGCATACGGATAAGAAGAGGGTTAATTTAAAGAATGTACTAAGAATACTATGGAAGGATTTCGTGCACTGCTACTCGTCCCGCACACTCCTCTGCTGGTCAATTTGGTGGGCCTTATCTACGTGTGGATACTTCCAAGTGATCAATTATTCCCAGGGATTATGGGAAAAAGTTGCACCATCATCCTATTCCGATATCTACAATGGCAGCGTGGAAGCGGTTTCTACTCTTCTAGGTAACTTTGTTTTGTTCCATTATATTTACAGAGAAAACTGATATGAATTATATTGTATGACtcaacagtttttttttatttttatgctgaCTCAAAGAATGTTACCATACCATTTGAGTTACAGTTGTACAGGTGAAATTAACATGCTGAAGGCCTTAGTTGGAATTGTTCCCAACTCTAACTAACGAGTGTATAGTGTTCTTGCTCGGTTGTGGGCAGGGTTCCTATGCGCATGCCTGAGAAGTGTGCATGgtcgggaggagggaggggggtgccCAGCACGTACTGACATGTCGGGCTGCGCCCAAGCCCTCCCCTCACTGTGAATAGATGTCATGCGCACAGCATTTgttcgggtggtattcagtatgccagctgttggggtcccggcgctcagtataccggtgccggaatcccgacacccggcatacagacaactattctccttcttggggtccacgacccccctggagggagaataaatagtgtagcgcgccaccgtgcccgcagcgtggcgagcgcagagagcccgcaaggggctcatttgcgctcgcccagctgtctgtatgccggcggtcggaatcccggcgctggtatacttgctgccgggatcctggccgccggcataccatactacacccatctattCACCCGGTGACAGTGATCGGCAACTGCAAGTTTTCTTACCTGTGGGACACTCCGGGGCACGGGTGGGAAGGCACAGgctggctgttctagcagggcgctgtTAAAAGGGCAGGGAGCATTTTCCTGTTTTCAAATTGGGCAGGGCGTGCTGAAACAGCCTAGCATTACTTACTCCTAACTGGATATGAGTAAAATGGTGTATAATATGTCATCCAGTGTTCGCAGATACTCGCTATAGCGCATTTTTTATGCGCTATAAGCATAAAGGGACTCTGCTTTAATAACAGGGGGTCCCACAGGACGCTCTGTGATGACCGCTGTGTGCCACAACTAATGGCAATCCTGCTGTCTCACCTTCCAATCGCTGTGGCGCACTGGTGATGCTGTGTCCGTGTGAGACCAGTCGCCCACCCAATCACTGTCATTCAGTCTGGACATACCATAGACAGGAAGGGTGGAGCATAGCACGGCTGGTGCCGCCTTCCCTACACGCAGCCGCTGCCGACATAGCAGAGCGAGGAGCGGCCCCGGCATAACACATCAGGAAATGAACTGGAAGTGAATGGTCGCGTGACAGGCACAGCCGCCTGGAGCTCAGGGCGGGAAGCGGGGGAGACTCTGAGCCGAGAGAGCTCTGTGCCGGCTATTGCCTTAACTCGCTGCTATTCCAGAGGTTCTAAAAAGCCTGAACACGAAGAACTCCCATTTGGGCATGGGTCCCCTGCCATTCCCAGCACCCTCAAGCCAGGTAACATTGGAGGGAGACCACCCAGGGATGGGTAgcatgtgaagtgtgtgtgtgtgtgtgtgtgtgtgtgtgtgtgtgtgtgtgtgtgtgtgtgtgtgtgtctgtatgtatgcatggctatacatacagtatgtgtgtctatgtTTCAGTACATAtaagtatgtgtgtttatgtatttgtCTGTATGCATATGTACATGTATATGTCTCATTGAACAGTTTATGCTGCCAGGCTTGTAGTAGGATTATTTTTGTTTCAAAATGGCAATCCTgtcctttttcttccttttttgtttttttttctcttatgtTAAGGAAAAGTTTTAATTTTATGCGTAAAATACTACTGAGGTCACCATCTGCTGACCGCCTTGGATTTACGTTTACATCATTAAATGTTAATTGTGAGTTTTCCACTGCACATTCTCCTTTCttgtcctggtgcaatgtgtataatgtgctctgcctgacgcaaagcgtataacgtgctttacctggtgcaatgtgtataacgtgctctgcttggtgcaaagtgtataccgtgctttacctggtgccaaagccggccctaggcataggcaaactaggcaaatgcctagggcatttggtatgcttaggggcaccagcagcttctgctgattaaaatgatatgcggcatgcctatattctgtgtgtgactgtggctgtatctgcatatgaaatgctacgttgcagtgtattcctgtaaatcactgtaatgtagcatttcgtatgcagatacagccgcagtcgcacagagaatataggcatgctgcatatcattttaatcagcagaagctgcttgtgcatcctagccacatagtaatgcaagtcatatgatgcattttcataaacaaaaggcgaccgacgttagcagagctgccagctgactcatgccaggcatctcctgcagaactagcggctctgcctggtgcaatgtgtataccgtgctctatctggtgcaatatgtataacatgctctacctggcgtagtgtgtataggaggttctacctggtgcaatgtttataagcatcactactgtgtggtgtaatgcgaattggcaCGATTATGTAAGAGGAGGAGCACCAGTTCAGAcgcaaaatgtctagttatagctCTGGTGCACAGTGTCctatatgctacacagcccagcagcattgtccccccccccccccccccccaacacttttgtagtgtccaaatcattaataagattaattaagattaataagaaccttcattccaattggactcagaaaaggacaggtaggaccccaatttttaacagtgaggggtccccgggacccacttttttgggggctcagcgcgatcactggtcaTCATTCAAGGGTTATTCTGTTTGGTAGAAGGTGATTTTTGTTTGAAGAAGTTAGTAAGAAAGGCACCAACAAGTCTCTGTGGCTTTGGGAAATTTTAGCCCTACTTGAAGTAGAGTGTCTCGTGGCCACATGCATGTTTACAGTGCAGACTGCAAACAATTGCTCACAACAACTTCATGCAATTTTTGTAGGGTGTGTACAGCT encodes:
- the SLC19A2 gene encoding thiamine transporter 1, producing the protein MAAVELAEGVTGRRARLLPRGSWLLPTCILCANGFFTNLRPSEPFLTPYLLGPDKNLTERQVFNEIYPVWTYSYLILLFPVFLATDYLRYKPVILLQGLSLIITWFMLLYAQGALAVQFLEFFYGMSTATEIAYYSYIYSMVEPGVYQKVTSYCRIATLTGFTVGSVTGQVLVSVANWSLFSLNVISLISVSVAFAAAWFLPMPMKSLFFHQTLNGNKDSTDHCRRHIIKNGALACAATTEEMEAQVPLNADSAAAQHTDKKRVNLKNVLRILWKDFVHCYSSRTLLCWSIWWALSTCGYFQVINYSQGLWEKVAPSSYSDIYNGSVEAVSTLLGAVAVFFVGYIKMSWSTWGELLLALFSLVIAISIYIMDIIGNIWVCYAMYVLFRSIYMILITIATFQIAANLSMECYALVFGVNTFIALLLQTLMTVIVVDSRGLGLDLFTQFKIYSGYFAIIALIFFASGLVQVLKNCQKPQQDKRESSET